The proteins below come from a single Halomicroarcula saliterrae genomic window:
- a CDS encoding pyridoxamine 5'-phosphate oxidase family protein, which produces MVTVTGAWSREEVATFLEEQTIPVRLGCRRPGGDPWMLSLWYRYRDGALQCATAADADVVSYLDHDPSVSFEVSTNDPPYRGVRGNGTATVEPDPEKAVLRALLDRYLGGTDGPFAEKLLSPDRSEVRVSIAPDRLHSWDYSDRM; this is translated from the coding sequence ATGGTGACTGTCACTGGCGCGTGGTCACGGGAGGAGGTCGCCACGTTCCTCGAGGAACAGACGATACCGGTCCGACTCGGCTGCCGGCGGCCCGGCGGCGACCCGTGGATGCTCTCGCTGTGGTATCGGTACCGGGACGGCGCCCTCCAGTGTGCGACGGCCGCCGACGCCGACGTCGTCTCGTATCTCGACCACGACCCGTCGGTCTCCTTCGAGGTGTCGACGAACGACCCGCCCTATCGCGGCGTCCGGGGCAACGGGACGGCGACGGTCGAACCCGACCCGGAGAAAGCCGTCCTTCGAGCGCTGCTGGACCGATATCTCGGCGGCACCGACGGCCCGTTCGCCGAGAAACTGCTCTCGCCCGACCGCAGTGAGGTCCGCGTCAGTATCGCGCCCGACCGCCTCCACTCGTGGGACTACAGTGACCGAATGTGA
- a CDS encoding response regulator transcription factor, producing MHSTATQESATVLVVDDERDVAELYITWLDGAHEVQSAYDGTEALELVDETVDVVFLDRQMPDMSGDEVLAEIAERGIDCRVVMVTAVDPDFDIIEMPFDDYLTKPVSRSDLLETVESMRTRDSYDEQLQEFFAMASKKATLESEKNPVELDAHEEYREVSQRVERLREEADTAVSELDDFESAFRDFPSG from the coding sequence GTGCATTCAACAGCAACACAAGAGTCGGCGACTGTGCTCGTCGTCGACGACGAGCGCGACGTAGCGGAACTGTACATCACGTGGCTCGACGGGGCACACGAGGTACAGAGTGCCTACGACGGGACCGAGGCACTCGAACTCGTCGACGAGACAGTCGACGTGGTGTTTCTGGACCGGCAGATGCCGGATATGAGCGGCGACGAGGTACTCGCGGAGATAGCCGAGCGGGGAATCGACTGTCGGGTCGTGATGGTGACGGCCGTCGACCCCGACTTCGACATCATCGAGATGCCGTTCGACGACTACCTCACGAAACCGGTGAGTCGGAGCGACCTGCTCGAGACGGTCGAGTCGATGCGCACCCGCGACTCCTACGACGAACAGCTCCAGGAGTTCTTCGCGATGGCCTCGAAGAAGGCCACGCTCGAATCGGAGAAGAACCCGGTCGAACTCGACGCCCACGAGGAGTACCGCGAAGTGAGTCAGCGAGTGGAGCGACTCCGCGAGGAGGCCGACACGGCCGTCTCTGAACTCGACGACTTCGAGTCCGCGTTCCGCGATTTTCCCAGCGGGTAG
- a CDS encoding FAD-dependent oxidoreductase: MATTTTVLVIGGGATGTGIARDLALRGVDVTLAERGGISSGTSGRSHGLLHSGARYAEADRVGAEECIAENEILRDIAGACIRDTGGLFVQLAADDADYFDEKHAACEEIGIETEVMDGDEARERVPDLSDDVVRAMLVPDGAIYPSRLGAANAADAEDHGATIHPHGPVEELTVEDGQVTHARLGGDVDDTVEAEYVVNAAGAWAGKVAALAGLDVEMAPSRGVMVSVEYDRLGPVLNRCRNPDDGDIVVPHEHEAVLGTTSVSVSDPDDYETADWEVEKSIEECADMLPPVADAPVVRKWWGVRPLYAPDEGDGNRRGISRGFFTLDHADDGVSNMVSVVGGKLTTYRQMAEATADLVCDRLGVDAECETATRRLPGADDPDRLDELVAAYDGQGPTDEDVVRATQ; the protein is encoded by the coding sequence ATGGCAACCACTACCACGGTTCTGGTCATCGGCGGCGGTGCAACGGGCACTGGTATCGCGCGGGACCTCGCGCTCCGCGGCGTCGACGTGACACTCGCCGAACGCGGGGGGATATCCAGTGGGACCTCCGGCCGCTCGCACGGGCTGCTCCACAGCGGTGCCCGGTACGCCGAGGCCGACCGTGTGGGCGCCGAGGAGTGTATCGCGGAAAACGAGATACTCCGCGACATCGCCGGGGCGTGCATCCGCGACACGGGCGGGCTGTTCGTCCAGCTCGCGGCGGACGACGCCGACTACTTCGACGAGAAACACGCCGCCTGCGAGGAGATCGGTATCGAGACCGAGGTGATGGACGGCGACGAAGCCCGCGAGCGCGTGCCGGACCTCTCGGACGACGTCGTACGGGCGATGCTGGTCCCCGACGGCGCCATCTACCCCTCGCGGCTCGGTGCGGCCAACGCCGCCGACGCCGAGGACCACGGCGCGACCATCCATCCCCACGGCCCGGTCGAGGAGCTGACCGTGGAGGACGGGCAGGTCACACACGCCCGACTCGGCGGGGACGTCGACGACACCGTCGAGGCCGAATACGTCGTCAACGCGGCGGGCGCGTGGGCCGGCAAGGTAGCGGCGTTGGCGGGTCTCGACGTCGAGATGGCGCCCTCGCGGGGCGTGATGGTCTCTGTCGAGTACGACCGGCTGGGGCCGGTCCTCAACCGCTGTCGGAACCCCGACGACGGCGACATCGTGGTCCCACACGAGCACGAGGCCGTCCTGGGGACGACGAGCGTCTCCGTCTCGGACCCCGACGACTACGAGACGGCCGACTGGGAAGTCGAGAAGTCCATCGAGGAGTGTGCCGACATGCTGCCGCCGGTCGCCGATGCCCCGGTCGTCAGGAAGTGGTGGGGCGTCAGACCGCTGTACGCGCCCGACGAGGGCGACGGTAACCGACGAGGTATCTCTCGGGGCTTTTTCACGCTCGACCACGCCGACGACGGGGTCTCGAACATGGTCAGTGTCGTCGGCGGGAAGCTGACGACCTACCGGCAGATGGCCGAGGCGACCGCCGACCTCGTCTGCGACCGGCTCGGCGTCGACGCCGAATGCGAGACCGCGACGCGACGGCTGCCCGGCGCGGACGACCCCGACCGACTGGACGAGCTCGTCGCGGCCTACGACGGACAGGGGCCGACCGACGAGGACGTGGTCAGGGCGACGCAGTAG
- a CDS encoding zinc-dependent alcohol dehydrogenase family protein: MRAAIYNGPGDITVEEVPRPTLDAPTDAIVRVTHTAICGSDLWFYRGESDREAGSRVGHEPMGIVEAVGDDVTSVAPGDRVFAPFLISCGYCEFCRKGLHTSCVNGDSWGGENGGCQGEYVRATHADGTLVRVPERHADDEDTLRSVLPLTDVLGTGHHAAVSSGVGEGDTCIVVGDGAVGLCGVLAARRLGAERIVAMGHHEDRLELAEQFGATETVAARGDEAVETATELTDGGANHVMECVGAASAMDTAVDVCRPGGTVGYVGVPHGVDEAGLDVFGLFRENRTLRGGVAPVRAYADELLADVLQGTLDPSPIFTKEVDLDGVPEGYRAMDERDAIKVLVTP; encoded by the coding sequence ATGCGCGCAGCGATCTACAACGGTCCCGGCGACATCACCGTCGAAGAGGTCCCTCGACCGACACTCGACGCACCGACCGACGCCATCGTCCGCGTCACCCACACGGCAATCTGTGGCTCTGACCTGTGGTTCTACCGCGGCGAGAGCGACCGCGAGGCGGGGTCCCGGGTGGGCCACGAACCGATGGGTATCGTCGAGGCGGTGGGCGACGACGTCACCTCGGTCGCACCCGGTGACCGCGTCTTCGCCCCCTTCCTCATCAGCTGTGGCTACTGCGAGTTCTGCCGGAAGGGACTGCACACCTCCTGTGTCAACGGCGACTCGTGGGGCGGGGAGAACGGCGGGTGCCAGGGCGAGTACGTCCGGGCGACCCACGCCGACGGGACGCTCGTCCGGGTTCCCGAGCGCCACGCCGACGACGAGGACACCCTCCGGTCGGTGCTCCCGCTGACCGACGTACTGGGAACGGGCCACCACGCTGCGGTCAGTTCGGGCGTCGGCGAGGGCGACACCTGTATCGTCGTGGGCGACGGCGCCGTCGGGCTGTGTGGCGTGCTGGCGGCCCGGCGGCTGGGCGCGGAGCGCATCGTCGCCATGGGCCACCACGAGGACAGACTCGAACTGGCCGAACAGTTCGGCGCGACCGAGACGGTCGCCGCCCGCGGTGACGAGGCCGTCGAGACGGCGACCGAACTGACGGACGGCGGCGCGAACCACGTCATGGAGTGCGTGGGCGCGGCGTCGGCGATGGACACCGCCGTCGACGTCTGCCGGCCCGGCGGGACCGTCGGCTACGTCGGTGTCCCACACGGGGTCGACGAGGCCGGGCTGGACGTGTTCGGGCTGTTCCGGGAGAACAGGACCCTCCGGGGCGGCGTGGCGCCGGTGCGGGCCTACGCCGACGAGTTGCTGGCCGACGTGTTACAGGGGACGCTCGACCCCTCGCCTATCTTCACGAAGGAAGTGGACCTCGACGGGGTCCCGGAAGGGTATCGCGCGATGGACGAGCGGGATGCTATCAAGGTACTCGTCACTCCGTAA
- a CDS encoding nuclear transport factor 2 family protein, with amino-acid sequence MDARATIQDYYDSLRHGAPLDTFFVDDRAADDPIVKFGISERLVGSDSVQAGLRDQTASTSDWTVESRELRVTERDSVAWFSDAVTLAWEEDGTHHEFDTRWSGALERRSGDWSFVGLHVSVATEF; translated from the coding sequence ATGGACGCCCGGGCCACGATTCAGGACTACTACGACTCGCTGCGCCACGGCGCACCGCTCGACACCTTCTTCGTCGACGACCGAGCCGCGGACGACCCCATCGTGAAGTTCGGCATCTCCGAGCGGCTGGTCGGTTCCGACAGCGTTCAGGCGGGGCTCCGCGACCAGACCGCCTCGACGAGCGACTGGACCGTCGAGAGCCGCGAACTGCGCGTCACCGAGCGCGACTCGGTGGCCTGGTTCAGCGACGCCGTCACGCTGGCGTGGGAGGAAGACGGGACACACCACGAGTTCGACACCCGCTGGAGCGGCGCCCTGGAACGCCGCAGCGGCGACTGGTCGTTCGTCGGGCTGCACGTCAGCGTGGCCACCGAGTTCTGA
- a CDS encoding DUF7115 domain-containing protein encodes MDIPDLVQQELGDEEIQAGVTLGDEDAVCFTRTRTLVYRGEGLLSDEKVETYPFDFERLTISTGRRKTKFTLVYTDQKREFGVPGSRADAVLERLIEGTLRGSTVIGAEESVTGVFRFSELTLVVTDNRLLKHLGNVTWDNDFESYEFDAVTGLEFEEGSVATAIVLGVNDRPERIKAPSEQAPAVRKTLQEALFAFHEVSSLADLNAKVASKPEAEPDDNDGLGLESGIDPLVSDGEDEASDQPAEPDPTTDTTTSAPDRGPGEPSPHSGDSGDIAALEQQVARLTAAIERQNERIEAQEETIKTLINELRQGR; translated from the coding sequence ATGGATATTCCAGACCTCGTCCAGCAGGAGCTGGGGGACGAGGAGATCCAGGCCGGCGTCACGCTCGGCGACGAGGACGCGGTCTGTTTCACACGGACCCGGACGCTCGTCTACCGCGGCGAAGGCCTGCTGAGCGACGAGAAAGTCGAGACCTACCCTTTCGACTTCGAGCGACTGACCATCTCGACCGGCCGCCGGAAGACGAAGTTCACGCTTGTCTACACCGACCAGAAACGGGAGTTCGGCGTCCCCGGCAGCCGGGCCGACGCGGTCCTCGAACGCCTCATCGAGGGGACGCTGCGGGGCTCGACCGTCATCGGCGCCGAGGAGAGCGTCACCGGCGTCTTCCGCTTCAGCGAGCTCACGCTCGTCGTCACCGACAACCGCCTGCTGAAACACCTCGGCAACGTGACCTGGGACAACGACTTCGAGTCCTACGAGTTCGACGCCGTCACCGGGCTGGAGTTCGAGGAGGGCAGCGTCGCGACGGCCATCGTGCTCGGCGTCAACGACCGGCCCGAGCGCATCAAAGCGCCCAGCGAGCAGGCCCCCGCGGTCCGCAAGACGTTACAAGAGGCGCTGTTTGCCTTCCACGAAGTCTCGTCGCTGGCCGACCTCAACGCCAAGGTCGCCTCGAAACCGGAGGCGGAGCCCGACGACAACGACGGGCTCGGTCTGGAGAGCGGTATCGACCCGCTGGTCAGCGACGGCGAAGACGAGGCGAGCGACCAGCCCGCGGAGCCGGACCCGACGACCGACACGACGACGTCGGCACCGGACCGAGGGCCCGGGGAACCGTCGCCCCACAGCGGCGACAGCGGGGACATCGCCGCCCTCGAACAGCAGGTCGCCCGCCTCACCGCCGCTATCGAACGACAGAACGAGCGCATCGAGGCCCAGGAAGAGACCATCAAGACGCTCATCAACGAACTGCGGCAGGGTCGCTAG
- a CDS encoding DUF5830 family protein has product MPDDERDPVELGVELLAHLEAASLSVAEAMDRIETVTTNPGVQREILDTAAMRGVIDREDGLVRPRSGGTYVSFESDVVVREGEFACERCGASISTGHFVQFDGGELGPFGSTCVRKVLGRE; this is encoded by the coding sequence GTGCCCGACGACGAGCGCGACCCCGTGGAACTGGGGGTGGAACTACTCGCCCATCTGGAAGCGGCGTCGCTGTCGGTCGCCGAGGCGATGGACCGTATCGAGACGGTGACGACCAACCCCGGCGTCCAGCGGGAGATTCTCGACACGGCGGCGATGCGCGGCGTCATCGACCGCGAGGACGGCCTCGTCCGCCCCCGGTCGGGCGGGACCTACGTCAGTTTCGAGTCCGACGTGGTGGTCCGGGAGGGCGAGTTCGCCTGTGAGCGCTGTGGCGCGTCGATTAGCACCGGCCACTTCGTCCAGTTCGACGGCGGCGAACTCGGCCCCTTCGGCTCGACGTGTGTTCGGAAAGTGCTCGGGAGGGAGTAG